TATCTATGCCCGCTATCTGGAACTGGGTTCAGTTGTAGAGCTTGTCGATGATCTCAATGCCAAGGGATATAAGACCAAGGTTAAACTTGGGGCCAATGGTTCCCAGCGCGGTGGCGGCATTTTCCGGCGCGGCATGCTCTATCACTTGCTTGCCAACCCCATTTATCAGGGCAACATCGCCCACAAACATGATGTCTATCCAGGCGAGCATGATGCGATCGTCACTGACGATATCTGGCAGGCGGTTCAGGACAAGCTCAAAGCCAATACGGCAGGCTCATCACGCAGGCTTAAAGGACAGCAGCCCAGTCTGCTGACAGGCATCCTCATCGATAGTGAAGGTCGGGCCATGACACCGAGCCATGCAAGTAAGGATAAGGGTCGGGGCAAAGCTCAGGAGACCGGTAAGGGCACAACCAAGGGCCAAGGCAATGGTACGCCCGTTAGCAAAGGCCAAACCAAGAGATTACGCTATCGCTATTATGTGACCCGGCCTGACCTGTACAAAGATCAGCCTGCCTATAGGATCTCAGCACATGATCTGGAGCAGATCGTCACCCAAAGGCTAGCTGCCTACTTCTCGGTACCCAGCAACATAGCCGCGCTCACTCCCAGCGACATTGATGCCCACACCTTGCAGCAGGCGCTCGCAAAGGCAGGTGTAAGTGTAACCGCAGCCACGCTACGCAGTGGCTCTGTGCAGGCCAAGCATCAGATCATCACCCAGATACTCGCACAGGCTGTGCTCCATGAAGACCGGGTAGAGCTTACGCTATCGCAAGGCGGTCTTGCGCAAGTTTTTAGCATTCCAGCCAATCCGCAATCAGCGCCCATCATCCTGAGTGTCGCTGCCAACCGCCTGCGGCATGGCCGGCAGATCCGATTGGTCATTGAAGGTGATGGCCCGCCTCCGACGGCGCCGGTCAAACAAGCATGTCCGGTGGCTTCATCTCCACAAAGACAGCGCGACACCAAGCTGATCACCCTGCTCGCCGAGGCTCATGCAGCCCGCAAGCTCATACTTGCCCACTCCGATACGTCGCTGACTGATCTCGCCAAACAGCAAGGCACGTCTAGCAATCATCTCACAAAGCTCATCGAGCTATCCTGCCTCGCCCCGGACATTGTCACGGCGGTACTTGCAGGCAAGCAGCCAAGCTCGCTGACCACAACTAAGCTGCGCACCATGGCGATGTCGGCCTCTTGGGCTGAGCAGCGAACTTTGTTCGAAATGAGCTAACTCAACAAAGCGCGAGAGAGGCGAATCTCGCGCTAACATCTCCAATTTATCGATGTCAAAAAGCAGCCGAAAAACCGCCACTGGAGACTGGTGCCATTCTGGATGCGCCAAGGCGGCAAATAGAAGCTGTCTCCAGCGCAACATCCAACGCGTCAAAACCGCCAAAAACTGCGCCCTTTCGGGCCCAGTTTGCGGCGTTTATCGTTGGAGATCAGCCGGATAAAGGACTGTATGGTGCCGCTTACGTGACTCGAACACGTGACCCCATCATTACGAATGATGTGCTCTACCGACTGAGCTAAAGCGGCGTTGGCGGGCGCTTACCAAGGTGCGGGGCGCAAGACAAGCCCCGCGCGGTTCGCCCTTGCCTTTATTTCCCTGTCCAGTTGCCAGGCCTTTTTTCGACAAAGGCGGCCATGCCTTCCTTCTGGTCGGCGCTACCGAACAGGCCGTGGAACAGCCGCCGTTCGAAAACAACGCCTTGCTGCAACGTCGTTTCATAAGCGGCGCTGACCATTTCCTTGACGGCAATTGCGGCGAGCGGAGCCATGCCCGCGATCGTCTCTGCCATCTTCAACGCCTCTGCCTGCAGATCGGCGAGCGGCACAACCTTGGCGACGAGGCCGGAGCGTTCGGCCTCTGCCGCATCCATGTTGCGACCTGTAAGGCACATTTCCATCGCCTTTGCCTTGCCGATCGCGCGCGTCAACCGCTGCGATCCGCCCATGCCCGGCGTCACCGCCAGCTTGATTTCAGGCTGACCGA
This portion of the Sphingobium sp. genome encodes:
- a CDS encoding recombinase family protein codes for the protein MAESFKRCAVYTRKSTEDGLEQEFNSLDAQYEACAAYALSQKHEGWHLLPDRYDDGGYSGGNMERPGLKRLLEDVADGRVDIILVYKIDRLTRSLSDFAKIVDVLDMAKASFVSITQAFNTTTSMGRLTLNMLLSFAQFEREVTGERIRDKIAASKRKGLWMGGPLPLGYDVKDRRLVINETEADLVRHIYARYLELGSVVELVDDLNAKGYKTKVKLGANGSQRGGGIFRRGMLYHLLANPIYQGNIAHKHDVYPGEHDAIVTDDIWQAVQDKLKANTAGSSRRLKGQQPSLLTGILIDSEGRAMTPSHASKDKGRGKAQETGKGTTKGQGNGTPVSKGQTKRLRYRYYVTRPDLYKDQPAYRISAHDLEQIVTQRLAAYFSVPSNIAALTPSDIDAHTLQQALAKAGVSVTAATLRSGSVQAKHQIITQILAQAVLHEDRVELTLSQGGLAQVFSIPANPQSAPIILSVAANRLRHGRQIRLVIEGDGPPPTAPVKQACPVASSPQRQRDTKLITLLAEAHAARKLILAHSDTSLTDLAKQQGTSSNHLTKLIELSCLAPDIVTAVLAGKQPSSLTTTKLRTMAMSASWAEQRTLFEMS
- a CDS encoding enoyl-CoA hydratase — its product is MTYETLLVETRGAVTLITLNRPQALNALNSQVLTDLIAAFAAFDADESQRCAVLTGSEKAFAAGADIKEMASRSFADMYGGNFFAGYDRVTATRKPMIAAVAGYALGGGCELAMMADIIIAADNAKFGQPEIKLAVTPGMGGSQRLTRAIGKAKAMEMCLTGRNMDAAEAERSGLVAKVVPLADLQAEALKMAETIAGMAPLAAIAVKEMVSAAYETTLQQGVVFERRLFHGLFGSADQKEGMAAFVEKRPGNWTGK